A single Agrococcus sp. ARC_14 DNA region contains:
- a CDS encoding cation diffusion facilitator family transporter, whose translation MSASHGTKAVVAAFLANTGIAITKFIAWFFSGSASMLAEAIHSVADAGNQLLLLLGGRLAKRKADTEHPFGYGRERYVWAFIVALVLFSVGGLFSISEGISKIQEPHEIDVVWLPLVVLGVAIVLESFSFRTAIKEANQVRGKAGWWQFIRKAKSPELPVILLEDLAALIGLVFAFVAVGLSALTHNPLFDAIGTLFIGVLLIAVAAVLAVEMKSLLIGEGATKEDHAVVQRVLNEHPGVESVIHMKTLYLGPDELMIAAKVAFPPHSDIEHIATTINDLEASLRDKVAHARVIYIEPDLYIEQPEIAPSTDHIVIQSGN comes from the coding sequence GTGAGCGCATCCCACGGTACGAAGGCAGTCGTCGCGGCATTCCTCGCGAACACCGGCATCGCCATCACGAAGTTCATCGCCTGGTTCTTCTCGGGCTCCGCGTCGATGCTGGCCGAGGCCATCCACTCGGTCGCCGACGCCGGCAACCAGCTGCTGCTGCTGCTCGGCGGCAGGCTGGCGAAGCGGAAGGCCGACACCGAGCACCCCTTCGGCTACGGCCGCGAGCGCTACGTCTGGGCGTTCATCGTGGCGCTGGTGCTCTTCTCGGTCGGCGGCCTGTTCTCGATCTCCGAGGGCATCTCCAAGATCCAGGAGCCGCACGAGATTGACGTCGTGTGGCTGCCGCTGGTGGTGCTCGGCGTCGCGATCGTGCTCGAGAGCTTCTCGTTCCGGACGGCGATCAAGGAGGCCAACCAGGTGCGCGGCAAGGCCGGCTGGTGGCAGTTCATCCGCAAGGCCAAGAGCCCCGAGCTGCCCGTCATCCTGCTCGAGGATCTCGCGGCACTGATCGGCCTCGTCTTCGCATTCGTCGCCGTCGGCCTCTCGGCGCTCACGCACAACCCGCTCTTCGACGCGATCGGCACGCTGTTCATCGGTGTGCTGCTGATCGCCGTCGCCGCCGTCCTCGCAGTCGAGATGAAGTCGCTGCTCATCGGTGAGGGCGCCACGAAGGAGGATCACGCCGTCGTGCAGCGCGTGCTCAACGAGCACCCGGGCGTGGAGTCGGTCATCCACATGAAGACCCTCTACCTCGGCCCGGACGAGCTCATGATCGCCGCGAAGGTGGCGTTCCCGCCGCACTCCGACATCGAGCACATCGCCACCACGATCAACGACCTCGAGGCCTCGCTGCGCGACAAGGTGGCGCACGCGCGCGTCATCT
- the proC gene encoding pyrroline-5-carboxylate reductase, whose translation MTELLPPIAMLGVGSMGGAILQGLVQHGAERVVVTNRTAEKAAAIQLEGVESIALADEPEGNARAVEGARLVVLGVKPVGIVDLARQISPHLADDAVVVSIAAGTTTASIEAALPASVSVVRAMPNTPSTVGLGVTGVAGGSRASEADVALVARVFEAVGEVIVLDESQIDALSTISGSGPAYVFLLIEELTKTAERMGFTPEQAATMVQGTFRGATELLAADGSEPAELRRRVTSPKGTTEQAIGVLQQAALGEVFDRATAAALARAQELAGG comes from the coding sequence ATGACCGAACTCCTCCCTCCCATCGCCATGCTCGGCGTCGGCTCCATGGGCGGCGCCATCCTCCAGGGCCTCGTGCAGCACGGGGCAGAGCGCGTCGTCGTCACCAACCGCACGGCCGAGAAGGCCGCCGCCATCCAGCTCGAAGGCGTCGAGTCCATCGCGCTCGCCGACGAGCCGGAGGGCAACGCGCGCGCCGTCGAGGGCGCGCGGCTCGTGGTGCTGGGCGTCAAGCCGGTCGGGATCGTCGACCTGGCACGGCAGATCTCGCCGCACCTCGCGGATGACGCCGTGGTGGTCTCGATCGCGGCCGGCACCACGACCGCATCCATCGAGGCCGCACTGCCCGCATCCGTCTCGGTCGTGCGGGCGATGCCCAACACGCCGTCCACCGTCGGACTGGGCGTCACGGGCGTCGCGGGCGGCAGCCGGGCGAGCGAGGCGGATGTCGCGCTGGTGGCGCGCGTGTTCGAAGCGGTCGGCGAAGTGATCGTGCTCGACGAGTCGCAGATCGATGCCCTCTCGACGATCTCGGGCTCTGGCCCCGCCTACGTCTTCCTGCTCATCGAGGAGCTCACGAAGACGGCGGAGCGGATGGGCTTCACACCCGAGCAGGCGGCCACGATGGTGCAGGGCACGTTCCGAGGCGCGACCGAGCTGCTCGCCGCCGATGGCTCGGAGCCCGCAGAGCTGCGGCGTCGAGTGACGAGCCCGAAGGGCACGACCGAGCAGGCGATCGGCGTGCTGCAGCAGGCGGCACTCGGTGAGGTCTTCGACCGCGCGACCGCGGCGGCGCTGGCGCGCGCGCAGGAGCTCGCAGGCGGCTGA
- a CDS encoding YchJ family metal-binding protein encodes MDDAARCPCGTGLTFGECCAPVHRGEREAATAEALMRSRFTAFAVGDVDWLLTSWHPSTRPRSLELDPGIRWLRLDVLATTGGGPFDREGTVSFESHWVAEGTRGSMRELSRFRRDARWQYVDGDSI; translated from the coding sequence ATCGACGACGCCGCCCGCTGCCCCTGCGGCACCGGCCTGACCTTCGGCGAGTGCTGCGCCCCCGTCCACCGGGGCGAGCGCGAGGCGGCGACCGCAGAGGCGCTGATGCGCTCGCGCTTCACCGCCTTCGCCGTCGGCGACGTCGACTGGCTGCTGACCTCGTGGCACCCATCCACCCGACCGCGCTCGCTCGAGCTCGACCCCGGCATCCGCTGGCTGCGGCTCGACGTGCTCGCCACCACCGGAGGCGGCCCGTTCGACCGCGAGGGCACCGTCTCGTTCGAGAGCCACTGGGTCGCAGAGGGCACGCGAGGATCGATGCGAGAGCTCAGCCGCTTCCGCCGCGACGCCCGCTGGCAGTACGTCGACGGCGACAGCATCTGA
- a CDS encoding TrkA family potassium uptake protein, whose product MVDRIPHDAPVLVIGLGRFGAATAGQLARLDREVLAIDDDINLVQKWSERLTHTVQADARSIDALRQLGAQDFSIAVCAVGSSIEASVLIVANLVDLGIPQIWAKAISQSHGKILSRIGANHVIYPEAEAGERVAHLVSGRMLDYIQFDDHFAIVKMYPPKHIRGVTLAESKIRSKYHLTVVGVKSPGGEFTYATPETIVSNHDLIIVSGKQTDIERFAGLGS is encoded by the coding sequence ATGGTTGACAGGATCCCGCACGACGCCCCGGTGCTCGTCATCGGGTTGGGGCGCTTCGGCGCCGCCACCGCCGGCCAGCTCGCGCGCCTCGACCGCGAGGTGCTCGCGATCGACGACGACATCAACCTGGTGCAGAAGTGGTCGGAGCGCCTGACGCACACGGTGCAGGCCGACGCCCGCTCGATCGACGCGCTCAGGCAGCTCGGCGCCCAGGACTTCTCGATCGCGGTCTGCGCCGTCGGCTCCTCGATCGAGGCGTCGGTGCTCATCGTCGCCAACCTCGTCGACCTCGGCATCCCGCAGATCTGGGCGAAGGCCATCAGCCAGTCGCACGGCAAGATCCTCAGCCGCATCGGCGCCAACCACGTGATCTACCCGGAGGCAGAGGCCGGCGAGCGCGTCGCGCACCTCGTCTCGGGGCGCATGCTCGACTACATCCAGTTCGACGACCACTTCGCGATCGTGAAGATGTACCCGCCGAAGCACATCCGCGGCGTCACCCTCGCCGAGTCGAAGATCCGCTCGAAGTACCACTTGACGGTCGTCGGCGTGAAGAGCCCGGGTGGCGAGTTCACCTACGCGACGCCCGAGACGATCGTCTCGAATCATGACCTGATCATCGTCTCCGGCAAGCAGACCGACATCGAGCGCTTCGCCGGTCTTGGTTCGTGA